AATGCGTTCTGTGTGTACGAGCGTCGGAACCGGCGCGCTTGCCGCGCGCCGGTCCGATCAGGCAACGATTACTTCGCGATGGTCTGCGCACCCTTCAGGCGGCCGAACGCGCCTTCAACCAGCGCCTTCTGCTGCTCGTAGTGCTTCGCGTAGTAGCCGACCGCAGGCGAGGCGGAAGCGGGACGGCCGCTATAGGCCAGCTTCATCCCTTCCTTCATGCCTTCACGCAGATGGTGCTCGATGTAGAACCAGGCACCCTGGTTCTGCGGCTCGTCCTGCACCCAGACCACTTCGGTCGCGTTTTCGTACTTCTTGAGTTCCGCGTCGAACTGCTTGTGCGCGAACGGATACAACTGCTCGATACGCACGATGGCGATGTCGTTCGCCTTCGCTTCGCGGCGATGCGCGACGAGGTCGTAGTACACGCGGCCCGAGCAGCAGATCACGCGCTTGACCTTCTTCGCGTCGATGCTTTCGTCCACTTCGCCGATGACCGGCTGGAACGAGCCCTTCGCCAGTTCCGACAGGTCCGACACCGCTTCCTTGTGACGCAGCAGCGACTTCGGCGTGGCGATGATGAGCGGCTTGCGGAACAGGCGGATCATCTGACGGCGCAGCAGATGGAAGATCTGCGCCGGCGTCGTCGGCTGAACCACTTGCATGTTGTGGTCCGCGCACAGTTGCAGGAAACGCTCGATGCGCGCCGACGAGTGCTCCGGACCCTGGCCTTCGTAGCCGTGCGGCAGCATCATCGTGAGGCCGGAGACGCGGCCCCACTTCACTTCGCCCGACGAGATGAACTGGTCGATCACCACTTGCGCGCCGTTCACGAAGTCGCCGAACTGCGCTTCCCACGCGACGAACGTGTTCGGTTCGGCGGTCGAATAGCCGTACTCGAAGCCGAGCACCGCCTCTTCCGACAGCACCGAGTCGATGACCGTGAACTTCGCCTGGTTGTCCGCGATGTTCTGCAGCGGAATGTACGTGCCGTCGTTCCAGCGTTCACGGTTCTGATCGTGCAGCACCGCGTGGCGGTGCGTGAACGTGCCGCGGCCGGAGTCCTGGCCCGTCAGACGCACGGCATAGCCGGATGCCACCAGCGACGCGAACGCGAGATGCTCGCCCATGCCCCAGTCGAGCTTCGCTTCGCCACGGCCCATCGCGCGACGATCGTTGATCACGCGCTCGACGAGCGGATGCAGCTTGAAGTTCTCCGGAATCGTCGTGATGCGCTCAGCGAGACGCTTCAGTTCGGCGAGCGGCACGGCGGTGTCGGCGGCGTCGGTCCACTTGCGGTTCAGGAACGGCACCCAGTCGACCGCGTACTTGCTCTTGTAGTTCGAGAGCACCGGGTCGATGGTGTGATGGCCTTCGTCCATCGCCTGACGGTACGCCTTCACGTAGTTGTCGGCGTCTTCGGCGGTGATCACGCCTTGCTGCACCAGCTTCTCGGCATACAGCGCGCGCGTGCCGGGATGCTTCGCGATGGTCTTGTACATCAGCGGCTGCGTGACCGCCGGCGTGTCCTGCTCGTTGTGGCCGAGC
The Caballeronia sp. M1242 DNA segment above includes these coding regions:
- a CDS encoding 2-oxoglutarate dehydrogenase E1 component; the encoded protein is MMKQFQSNSYLFGGNAPYVEELYEAYLDNPASVPETWRAYFDALQNVPASDGTNHNDVAHGPIVESFAQRAKSNGFVQREGATEDLATARKQVYVQSLIGAYRFLGSQWANLDPLKRRERPHIPELEPAFYDFTEADMDQTFSATNLYFGFERATLREIVKALRDTYCGTIGAEYMYISDPEQKRWWKERLESIRSTPNFSNDKKKHILNRLTAAEGLERFLHTKYVGQKRFSLEGGESFIASMDEVVRHAGKNGVQEIVIGMAHRGRLNVLVNTLGKMPADLFAEFEGKHVDDLPAGDVKYHKGFSSDVSTEGGPVHLSLAFNPSHLEIVNPVVEGSAKARMDRRGDEEGLQVLPVQIHGDAAFAGQGVVMETLNLAQTRGYGTHGTLHIVINNQIGFTTSDPRDSRSTLYCSDVVKMIEAPVLHVNGDDPEAVVLATQLAIDFRMKFHKDVVVDIVCFRKLGHNEQDTPAVTQPLMYKTIAKHPGTRALYAEKLVQQGVITAEDADNYVKAYRQAMDEGHHTIDPVLSNYKSKYAVDWVPFLNRKWTDAADTAVPLAELKRLAERITTIPENFKLHPLVERVINDRRAMGRGEAKLDWGMGEHLAFASLVASGYAVRLTGQDSGRGTFTHRHAVLHDQNRERWNDGTYIPLQNIADNQAKFTVIDSVLSEEAVLGFEYGYSTAEPNTFVAWEAQFGDFVNGAQVVIDQFISSGEVKWGRVSGLTMMLPHGYEGQGPEHSSARIERFLQLCADHNMQVVQPTTPAQIFHLLRRQMIRLFRKPLIIATPKSLLRHKEAVSDLSELAKGSFQPVIGEVDESIDAKKVKRVICCSGRVYYDLVAHRREAKANDIAIVRIEQLYPFAHKQFDAELKKYENATEVVWVQDEPQNQGAWFYIEHHLREGMKEGMKLAYSGRPASASPAVGYYAKHYEQQKALVEGAFGRLKGAQTIAK